Proteins co-encoded in one Cupriavidus taiwanensis genomic window:
- a CDS encoding NAD(P)/FAD-dependent oxidoreductase, which translates to MTKVTSTPADDSTCGWFHLSRPRQPRPAHSGNTSARWAIIGAGFTGLAAARELAQRYPDDTVVLVEAQEVGFGSSGRNAGFAIDLPHDIGADDYIGELATARQCMELNLTGQRLLKALVDQYRIDCHLRPSGKYQAAIEERGIAVLDAYRRGLDKLGQPYDMIEGADLPDHIGTSFYRKALFTPGTALIQPAALVKGLADSLPPNVQLYERTAITEVDYGNKIVLSHRGGSITADTLLLTNNAFGQRFGFLRGTMLPVFTYASLTRPLTPAEQAQLGGKAFWGLIPADPYGTTLRRTHDNRILVRNSFSYNRDGRSNARYLERFVRTHRESFERRFPMLPGVEFEYTWGGSLALSRNHMGHFGQLAPKVYGALCCNGLGITRGTVTGHLLAEHLAGERNALIDFLLASPGPNRNPPEPFLSMGVNANLWLGQRRAGREI; encoded by the coding sequence ATGACCAAGGTAACTTCGACGCCGGCCGACGATTCCACGTGCGGCTGGTTCCATCTGAGCCGGCCGCGCCAGCCGCGGCCGGCGCATAGCGGCAACACCAGCGCGCGCTGGGCAATCATCGGCGCCGGCTTTACCGGCCTGGCCGCCGCGCGCGAACTGGCGCAGCGTTATCCGGATGACACGGTGGTGCTGGTGGAGGCGCAGGAAGTCGGCTTTGGCTCGTCCGGCCGCAACGCCGGCTTTGCCATCGACCTGCCGCACGACATCGGCGCCGACGACTACATCGGCGAGCTCGCGACGGCGCGCCAGTGCATGGAGCTGAACCTGACCGGCCAGCGCCTGCTCAAGGCGCTGGTCGACCAGTACCGCATCGACTGCCACTTGCGGCCATCCGGCAAGTACCAGGCCGCCATCGAGGAGCGCGGCATCGCGGTGCTGGACGCCTACCGCCGCGGCCTCGACAAGCTCGGCCAGCCCTATGACATGATCGAAGGCGCGGACCTGCCGGACCACATCGGCACCTCGTTCTACCGCAAGGCGCTGTTTACGCCGGGCACGGCCCTGATCCAGCCGGCGGCGCTGGTGAAAGGGCTGGCCGACAGCCTGCCGCCGAACGTGCAGTTGTACGAGCGCACGGCGATCACCGAGGTGGATTACGGCAACAAGATCGTGCTGAGCCATCGCGGCGGCAGCATCACCGCCGATACGCTGCTCCTTACCAACAACGCCTTCGGCCAGCGCTTCGGCTTCCTGCGCGGCACCATGCTGCCGGTGTTTACCTACGCCAGCCTGACCCGTCCGCTGACGCCGGCGGAGCAGGCGCAACTGGGCGGCAAGGCGTTCTGGGGCCTGATCCCGGCCGATCCCTACGGCACCACCCTGCGCCGCACCCACGACAACCGCATCCTGGTGCGCAACAGCTTCAGCTACAACCGCGACGGCCGCAGCAATGCCAGGTACCTGGAGCGCTTTGTCAGGACCCATCGCGAATCGTTCGAGCGCCGCTTCCCGATGCTGCCCGGCGTCGAATTCGAATACACCTGGGGCGGCTCGCTGGCGCTGTCGCGCAACCACATGGGCCATTTCGGCCAACTCGCCCCCAAGGTCTACGGCGCGCTGTGCTGCAACGGGCTGGGGATTACGCGCGGCACCGTCACCGGCCATCTGCTGGCCGAGCACCTGGCCGGCGAGCGCAATGCGCTGATCGACTTCCTGCTGGCATCGCCGGGCCCCAACCGCAATCCGCCCGAGCCGTTCCTGTCGATGGGCGTCAACGCCAATCTCTGGCTCGGCCAGCGCCGCGCCGGCAGGGAAATCTGA
- a CDS encoding dihydrodipicolinate synthase family protein: protein MKFQGIYTPAITPLTPDGKIDNAAFGEVLESLIEAGVHGIIIGGSTGEYYAHTTEERLGLAALAKEVIGSRVPLVVGTGAVRTEDSVEFARGARAIKADAILVGSPPYALPTEAENAVHALTIDQAAGLPVMLYNYPGRMGVSMGREFFRTVTSASGNFVAIKESSGQTAQLHMLATEFRDIDISCGWDDQALEFFAWGARSWVCAGSNFIPREHIALYEACVIEKDFDKGRRIMSALMPLMDFLEGGKFVQSIKHGCTVAGLRAGGVRAPLQDLDDTGKRRLEAIIAELKRTVAAIVGGQA from the coding sequence ATGAAGTTCCAAGGCATCTACACGCCCGCCATCACGCCGCTGACGCCCGATGGCAAGATCGATAACGCCGCCTTTGGCGAAGTGCTGGAGTCGCTGATCGAGGCCGGCGTGCACGGCATCATCATCGGCGGCTCCACCGGCGAATACTATGCGCACACCACGGAAGAACGCCTGGGCCTGGCCGCGCTGGCGAAGGAAGTGATCGGGTCGCGCGTGCCGCTGGTGGTCGGCACCGGCGCCGTGCGCACCGAGGATTCGGTCGAATTTGCCCGCGGCGCCAGGGCGATCAAGGCCGACGCCATCCTGGTCGGCTCGCCGCCCTATGCGCTGCCGACCGAGGCCGAGAACGCCGTTCATGCGCTGACCATCGACCAGGCCGCCGGCCTGCCGGTCATGCTCTACAACTATCCGGGCCGGATGGGCGTGTCGATGGGGCGCGAGTTCTTCCGCACCGTGACGTCGGCCTCCGGCAACTTCGTCGCCATCAAGGAAAGCTCGGGCCAGACCGCGCAGCTGCACATGCTGGCGACCGAGTTCCGCGACATCGACATTTCGTGCGGCTGGGACGACCAGGCGCTGGAGTTCTTCGCATGGGGCGCGCGCAGCTGGGTCTGCGCCGGTTCCAACTTCATTCCGCGCGAGCACATCGCGCTGTACGAGGCGTGCGTCATCGAGAAGGATTTCGACAAGGGCCGGCGCATCATGTCGGCGCTGATGCCGCTGATGGACTTCCTGGAAGGCGGCAAGTTCGTGCAGTCGATCAAGCACGGCTGCACCGTCGCCGGCTTGCGCGCCGGCGGCGTGCGCGCACCGCTGCAGGACCTGGACGACACCGGCAAGCGCCGGCTGGAGGCGATCATCGCCGAACTCAAGCGCACGGTGGCTGCCATCGTCGGGGGGCAGGCGTAA
- a CDS encoding porin, whose translation MAVLCAGSTAALAQSSVTLYGVLDEGLNYTSNVGGHSQVAMASGFPHGSRWGLKGNEDLGGGTTAVFQLENGFDVDNGRAFQGGALFGRQAYMGLSDQRWGSITLGRQYDSVVDYLAQTSAGGSWGGYMFAHPYDNDNLINTFRVNNTVKYTSPALGGLKFGGMYGFSDDTKFSNNRVFSAGGQYAQGGLVLAAAYLQADNPSATSYGAINNGGDQNLPGSKLKVWGAGGTYAFGKATVGLSYARTEVADPRSSAYVGDITPPSGTLSGLRFQNFEANIKYQAAPSYWFGAMYAYTRATFDATSGKKHPVYHSVGVMADYIFSKRTDVYAQAMYQHVGGDKTGSVLDAAYVAGAANVASGSNQMMFRLGVRHFF comes from the coding sequence ATGGCAGTCCTGTGCGCAGGTTCCACGGCGGCTTTGGCACAGAGTTCGGTCACGTTGTATGGCGTGCTCGACGAGGGCCTCAACTACACCAGCAACGTCGGCGGCCATAGCCAGGTGGCCATGGCCAGCGGGTTCCCGCATGGCAGCCGCTGGGGCCTCAAGGGCAATGAGGATCTTGGCGGCGGCACCACGGCCGTTTTCCAGCTTGAGAACGGCTTCGACGTGGACAACGGCCGCGCATTCCAGGGCGGCGCATTGTTCGGGCGGCAGGCGTACATGGGGCTGAGCGACCAGCGTTGGGGCAGCATCACCCTCGGGCGCCAGTACGACTCCGTGGTGGACTACCTGGCACAGACGTCGGCGGGCGGCTCGTGGGGCGGCTACATGTTTGCGCATCCCTACGACAATGACAATCTGATCAATACGTTCCGCGTCAACAACACGGTCAAATACACCAGCCCGGCGCTGGGCGGCCTGAAGTTCGGAGGCATGTACGGGTTCAGCGACGACACGAAGTTCTCGAACAACCGCGTGTTCAGCGCGGGCGGACAGTACGCCCAGGGCGGCCTGGTGCTGGCCGCCGCGTACCTGCAAGCGGACAACCCGTCTGCCACGTCCTATGGCGCCATCAACAACGGCGGGGACCAGAACCTGCCGGGCAGCAAACTCAAGGTCTGGGGTGCCGGAGGAACCTATGCGTTCGGCAAGGCCACGGTCGGCCTCTCGTACGCCAGGACCGAAGTGGCCGATCCACGCAGTTCCGCCTACGTCGGCGACATCACCCCGCCGTCGGGAACGCTCAGTGGGCTGCGCTTCCAGAACTTCGAGGCGAACATCAAGTATCAGGCAGCGCCGTCGTACTGGTTTGGCGCGATGTATGCCTATACCCGCGCCACCTTCGACGCGACCTCGGGCAAGAAGCACCCGGTCTACCATTCCGTTGGCGTGATGGCGGACTACATCTTTTCGAAGCGCACCGACGTCTATGCGCAGGCGATGTACCAGCACGTTGGCGGCGACAAGACCGGCAGCGTGCTCGACGCCGCCTACGTCGCGGGCGCGGCCAATGTGGCGTCGGGATCGAACCAGATGATGTTCAGGCTCGGGGTCCGGCATTTCTTCTGA
- a CDS encoding MFS transporter, protein MANNVSIEDVPLNGFHQLLCIRSGGGWLLDGYVLSIIGVAMVPLAAALGLSGFWQGMVAASALIGIFCGGFLGGVLTGRLGRKTLYFVGPTIFVLCSLAQYWATSGAELFFMRFLIGIGVGFEYPVAGALLVEFLPKKYRGPRLAMLTILWFAGAALAYIVGNALLDTGRADAWRIVLASPAVIGVLLLAVRLGTPESPRWLLSKGRAAEAERIIRQVYGPAFSLCNLPEQVAEKKVSLLALLHSGYGKRMLFVAVFWSCSVIPVFAVYAFAPTVLQALNLRGAWASYGSVAITMLFVVGCIVATRLINIMGRRSMLIHSFLWSGLALLALGACSDGNQMLVLVLFGAYALFIGGAQVLQLVYPNELFPTEIRSAAVGMGASLSRIGAAIGTWLVPISLQTIGIGHTMYAAAGVTLVGLLVSLALAPETRFLSLQEAASLGR, encoded by the coding sequence GTGGCAAACAATGTGTCAATCGAGGACGTTCCTCTCAATGGCTTCCATCAACTGCTATGCATCCGCTCCGGCGGCGGCTGGCTGCTCGATGGCTACGTGCTGAGCATCATCGGCGTCGCCATGGTGCCGCTGGCCGCCGCGCTTGGACTGAGCGGCTTCTGGCAGGGCATGGTGGCCGCGTCGGCGCTGATCGGCATCTTCTGCGGCGGCTTCCTGGGCGGCGTGCTGACCGGCAGGCTGGGCCGCAAGACGCTCTATTTCGTCGGGCCGACCATCTTCGTGCTGTGCTCGCTCGCCCAATACTGGGCCACCTCGGGAGCGGAACTGTTCTTCATGCGCTTCCTGATCGGCATCGGCGTCGGCTTCGAATACCCGGTGGCGGGCGCGTTGCTGGTGGAGTTCCTGCCGAAGAAGTACCGCGGACCCCGCCTGGCGATGCTGACCATCCTCTGGTTCGCGGGTGCGGCCCTGGCCTATATCGTCGGCAACGCACTGCTCGACACCGGCCGCGCCGATGCCTGGCGCATCGTGCTGGCGAGCCCGGCGGTGATCGGCGTGCTGCTGCTGGCGGTCCGCCTGGGCACGCCGGAATCGCCGCGCTGGCTGCTCAGCAAGGGCCGGGCGGCGGAGGCCGAGCGCATCATCCGCCAGGTCTACGGCCCGGCCTTCTCGCTGTGCAACCTGCCGGAGCAGGTGGCGGAGAAGAAGGTGTCGCTGCTGGCGCTGCTGCATTCCGGCTACGGCAAGCGCATGCTGTTCGTCGCGGTGTTCTGGAGCTGCTCGGTGATCCCGGTGTTCGCGGTCTATGCGTTCGCGCCGACCGTGCTGCAGGCGCTGAACCTGAGGGGCGCGTGGGCCTCCTACGGGTCCGTCGCCATCACCATGCTGTTCGTGGTCGGCTGCATCGTCGCCACGCGGCTGATCAACATCATGGGTCGGCGCAGCATGCTGATCCACAGTTTCCTGTGGTCGGGCCTGGCCCTGCTGGCGCTGGGTGCCTGTTCGGACGGCAACCAGATGCTGGTGCTCGTATTGTTCGGCGCCTATGCGCTGTTCATCGGCGGCGCGCAGGTGCTGCAGCTGGTCTATCCCAATGAGCTGTTCCCGACCGAGATCCGTTCGGCGGCGGTCGGCATGGGCGCGTCGCTGTCGCGGATCGGGGCGGCCATCGGCACCTGGCTCGTGCCGATCTCGCTGCAGACCATCGGCATCGGCCACACCATGTACGCCGCAGCCGGGGTCACGCTGGTCGGCCTGCTGGTATCGCTGGCGCTGGCGCCCGAGACGCGTTTTCTCAGCCTGCAGGAGGCGGCTTCGCTGGGCCGCTAG
- a CDS encoding aldehyde dehydrogenase, producing MAQLLTASEYAAIADRITLPARAFIDGAFVGAVSGETFATTNPATGQVLAEIAACDARDVDIAVARARAAFDDGRWHRQAPGQRKAVLLKFADLLEAHAHELAVMESLDSGKPIRECQNTDLPETIHTIRWHAELIDKIYDSTAPVGSAALSLVVREPIGVVGLVLPWNFPLLMLAWKIGPSLAAGCSIVVKPAKETTLTALRVAELAHQAGVPAGVFNVLPGGGKEVGEPLGRHDDVAMVSFTGSTATGRLFLKYAAESNLKRIVLECGGKNPAVVMKDVEDLDAVAQHVVNGAFWNMGENCSASSRLIVHADIKDALLARIGAHMREWKMGDPLDPAHRIGSLVSEAHFRKVRSYLEQADAEQLRVAFGGGTRGEAFVEPTVVDGVPAQSRLFREEIFGPILSVTTFRATDEAIALANDSVYGLAASVYTSNLNLAIRLSREIRAGVVTVNCFGEGDITTPFGGYKESGFGGRDKSVWAHDQYTEIKTIWIDVPAPVK from the coding sequence ATGGCACAGCTACTGACCGCCTCCGAATACGCCGCCATTGCCGACCGGATCACGCTGCCGGCACGGGCCTTCATCGACGGGGCCTTCGTCGGCGCGGTGTCGGGCGAGACCTTCGCCACCACCAACCCGGCAACGGGCCAGGTGCTGGCCGAAATCGCCGCCTGCGATGCGCGCGATGTGGATATCGCCGTGGCGCGCGCCAGGGCCGCCTTCGATGACGGGCGCTGGCACCGCCAGGCGCCCGGCCAGCGCAAGGCCGTGCTGCTGAAGTTCGCCGACCTGCTGGAGGCGCACGCGCACGAACTCGCGGTGATGGAAAGCCTGGACAGCGGCAAGCCGATCCGCGAATGCCAGAACACCGACCTGCCCGAGACCATCCATACCATCCGCTGGCATGCCGAGCTGATCGACAAGATCTACGACAGCACGGCCCCCGTGGGTTCGGCGGCGTTGTCGCTGGTGGTGCGCGAGCCGATCGGCGTGGTCGGACTGGTGCTGCCGTGGAACTTCCCGCTGCTGATGCTGGCGTGGAAGATCGGCCCATCGCTGGCCGCCGGCTGCTCGATCGTGGTCAAGCCGGCCAAGGAAACCACGCTGACCGCGCTGCGCGTCGCCGAGCTGGCCCACCAGGCCGGCGTCCCGGCCGGGGTGTTCAATGTGCTGCCCGGCGGCGGCAAGGAAGTGGGCGAGCCGCTGGGCCGGCATGACGATGTCGCGATGGTAAGCTTCACCGGCTCGACCGCGACCGGGCGGCTGTTTCTCAAGTACGCCGCGGAATCGAACTTGAAGCGCATCGTGCTGGAGTGCGGCGGCAAGAATCCCGCCGTGGTGATGAAGGATGTCGAGGACCTCGATGCCGTCGCCCAGCACGTGGTCAACGGCGCGTTCTGGAACATGGGCGAGAACTGCTCGGCATCGTCGCGGCTGATCGTGCATGCCGACATCAAGGATGCGCTGCTGGCGCGCATCGGCGCCCACATGCGCGAATGGAAGATGGGCGATCCGCTCGACCCGGCGCACCGCATCGGCTCGCTGGTCAGCGAGGCGCATTTCCGCAAGGTGCGTTCGTATCTGGAGCAGGCCGACGCCGAGCAGCTGCGCGTGGCGTTTGGCGGCGGCACCCGGGGCGAAGCCTTTGTCGAGCCGACCGTGGTCGATGGCGTGCCCGCGCAAAGCCGGCTGTTCCGCGAGGAAATCTTCGGCCCGATCCTGTCGGTGACGACGTTCCGCGCTACCGACGAAGCGATCGCGCTGGCCAACGACTCCGTCTACGGGCTGGCGGCTTCGGTCTACACCAGCAACCTGAACCTGGCGATCCGTCTGTCGCGCGAGATCCGCGCCGGCGTGGTGACCGTGAACTGCTTCGGCGAGGGCGATATCACCACGCCCTTCGGCGGCTACAAGGAGTCCGGCTTCGGCGGGCGCGACAAGTCGGTCTGGGCGCATGACCAGTACACCGAGATCAAGACGATCTGGATCGATGTGCCGGCACCGGTCAAGTAA
- the yddG gene encoding aromatic amino acid DMT transporter YddG — MAVMQRKQATLVGLVAVLLWSSIVGLIRGVSESFGPTGGAALIYTVASALLWIAVGKVRLRALPRAYLIWGSGLFVSYELCLSLSIGYASSARQAIEVGMVNYLWPAFTMLAAILFNRQRASWLIVPGFVVAIVGICAVLGGEQGLDLAGMARNVRDNPLSYGLAFAGAVIWAGYCTVTARIAQGKNAVTLFFMLTALALWAKYLFTGGEAMAFSMAGAVYLALAAGAMGFGYAAWNVGILHGNVTVLAGASYFIPVLSAALAAALLQAPLSFAFWKGAAMVVAGSILCWLATHGKGERSAPAEGASQTT, encoded by the coding sequence ATGGCAGTCATGCAAAGAAAACAGGCAACGCTGGTCGGGCTGGTTGCGGTGCTCCTCTGGAGCTCGATTGTCGGCCTGATCCGCGGCGTCAGCGAGAGCTTCGGCCCCACCGGCGGCGCGGCCCTGATCTATACGGTTGCCTCCGCGCTGCTGTGGATCGCGGTGGGCAAGGTGCGGCTGAGGGCGCTGCCGCGCGCCTATCTGATCTGGGGCAGCGGGCTGTTCGTGTCGTACGAGCTGTGCCTGTCGCTGTCGATCGGCTACGCCAGCAGCGCCCGACAGGCCATCGAAGTGGGCATGGTCAATTACCTGTGGCCGGCCTTCACCATGCTGGCCGCGATCCTGTTCAACCGGCAGCGCGCCAGCTGGCTGATCGTGCCGGGCTTCGTGGTGGCCATCGTGGGGATCTGCGCGGTACTGGGCGGGGAGCAGGGCCTGGACCTGGCGGGCATGGCGCGCAACGTGCGCGATAACCCGCTCAGCTACGGCCTCGCCTTCGCGGGCGCGGTCATCTGGGCGGGCTACTGCACGGTGACGGCCCGGATCGCCCAGGGCAAGAACGCCGTCACGCTGTTCTTCATGCTGACCGCGCTCGCGCTGTGGGCCAAGTACCTGTTCACCGGCGGCGAGGCGATGGCGTTCAGCATGGCGGGCGCGGTCTACCTGGCGCTGGCCGCCGGCGCGATGGGTTTCGGCTATGCGGCGTGGAACGTCGGCATCCTGCACGGCAACGTGACCGTACTGGCGGGAGCGTCGTATTTCATTCCGGTGCTTTCCGCGGCCCTGGCCGCCGCGCTGCTGCAAGCGCCGCTGTCATTCGCGTTCTGGAAGGGCGCTGCAATGGTGGTCGCGGGTTCGATCCTGTGCTGGCTCGCGACGCATGGCAAGGGCGAGCGCAGCGCGCCGGCCGAGGGGGCGAGTCAGACGACATAG